The following coding sequences lie in one Apium graveolens cultivar Ventura chromosome 1, ASM990537v1, whole genome shotgun sequence genomic window:
- the LOC141677821 gene encoding protein RALF-like 33 — translation MGNTAVLILVYCLCILSLSISSIDASTQSYLNFLPVTTSNVIDDLFVSDESEFDLDSEINRRLLATRKRYISYGALSRNTVPCSRRGASYYNCRQGAQANPYNRGCSAITRCRR, via the coding sequence ATGGGAAACACGGCTGTACTCATCTTAGTTTACTGTTTATGCATTTTGTCACTCTCAATCTCATCAATTGATGCTTCTACTCAATCGTACCTGAACTTTCTCCCGGTAACGACTAGTAACGTCATAGATGACTTATTCGTTTCCGACGAATCCGAATTCGATTTGGATTCGGAGATCAACCGACGCTTACTAGCTACTCGCAAAAGGTACATTAGCTATGGAGCTCTGAGCAGGAACACTGTGCCGTGTTCGAGACGAGGCGCGTCTTATTATAATTGCCGGCAAGGAGCTCAGGCGAATCCGTATAATCGAGGATGCAGCGCGATTACGAGGTGTCGTCGTTGA
- the LOC141715604 gene encoding F-box/kelch-repeat protein At3g06240-like, translating into MSSNEFLQQDLIRDILLRLPVESLAQCKCVSRPWRELICDPHFVKTYLKQGFHDHKLILASPPNSLYSVNLSNQPLSNIEDEVPIKLNFEHPNHWLQVLSSCNGLLLLVYEDNTLVLLNPTTLEFKKLPDKSSSWSKCRKIYGIGFDASTNDYKIVTITFPNVENVENNDSENCPEMLVQVYTIRQNCWKQIQNSPFNHSDTWPCSGVFLNGSVHWLATITWNYKWIIAAFDIVTEKFREVPLPDIYENEEGQIDTARLTVLGKCLSLCLYVYHLTVDGNQTYTWDIWMMKEYGVTSSWTKVTINEPDNMFYTLRPVCMLGEHEILMKGNGRRLVMYNMEHKSFEDIVICGLPDIKDHVICSESLVSPHCNKWD; encoded by the coding sequence ATGTCTAGCAATGAATTTCTCCAACAAGATCTTATTCGGGACATACTTCTCCGCCTTCCGGTTGAATCACTAGCTCAATGCAAGTGTGTGTCAAGGCCATGGCGCGAGCTAATCTGCGACCCTCACTTTGTCAAAACATACCTTAAACAAGGATTTCATGACCACAAACTCATCCTCGCATCTCCCCCAAACTCCCTTTACTCGGTCAATTTATCAAACCAGCCTCTAAGTAACATTGAAGATGAGGTCCCGATAAAACTCAACTTCGAGCACCCTAACCATTGGCTCCAAGTTTTGAGTTCTTGTAATGGCTTGCTTTTACTTGTCTACGAAGATAACACATTAGTGTTGCTCAATCCAACAACCTTAGAATTTAAGAAATTGCCTGATAAATCGTCAAGTTGGTCAAAATGTCGCAAAATTTATGGCATTGGCTTCGATGCATCTACGAATGATTACAAGATAGTCACAATTACTTTCCCTAATGTTGAAAATGTAGAAAACAACGATTCTGAAAACTGTCCTGAAATGTTAGTCCAAGTATATACAATTAGACAGAACTGCTGGAAACAGATTCAAAACTCTCCGTTTAACCATTCAGACACTTGGCCTTGTTCCGGAGTTTTCTTAAATGGTTCCGTTCACTGGCTTGCTACAATTACCTGGAACTACAAATGGATCATTGCAGCATTTGATATAGTTACAGAAAAGTTCAGGGAAGTCCCACTTCCAGATATTTATGAAAATGAAGAAGGCCAAATCGACACAGCTCGGCTCACAGTTCTTGGAAAATGCCTTTCTTTGTGCTTATATGTGTATCATTTGACTGTGGATGGAAACCAAACATACACTTGGGATATCTGGATGATGAAGGAGTATGGCGTAACGAGTTCTTGGACTAAAGTCACTATTAATGAACCTGATAACATGTTCTATACACTAAGGCCTGTATGCATGTTAGGTGAACATGAAATTTTGATGAAAGGCAATGGGAGGAGACTGGTTATGTACAATATGGAACACAAGAGTTTTGAGGATATAGTCATCTGTGGCCTTCCTGATATTAAAGACCATGTCATATGTTCTGAGAGCCTTGTCTCACCTCATTGCAACAAATGGGATTGA
- the LOC141677831 gene encoding uncharacterized protein LOC141677831, which yields MALRSLDNALPLAQERPKKQAKVSVAAKLNVVNDENVAPLPPVTIPDAVDYVASDDLEPLTDPDLKIQSLTEGLESKDWVKVCDSLNDARRFALFHSDLLFPISEKVMLVQVKAMKNPRSALCKTAIMAASDIFKSYGDKLLDDTSSDALDQMLLQLLLKASQDKKFVCEEAEKALKIMVDSISPLPMLQKLRVYGTHANPRVRAKAAISLSQCVSKMELEEMKQFGLVPLIQMAAKLLNDKLPEAREAARNMVSLMYKSFTEGEEQKDEASEGEEQKEEAWQNFCQTSLSTIDALAIVKIVS from the exons ATGGCGTTGAGAAGTCTTGATAATGCTCTACCTTTGGCTCAAGAAAGGCCCAAAAAGCAAGCTAAAGTGTCAGTTGCTGCTAAATTGAATGTTGTTAATGATGAGAATGTTGCCCCTTTGCCTCCCGTTACGATACCCGATGCCGTCGATTATGTTGCTTCTGATGATCTTGAGCCCCTTACTGACCCTGATCTCAAGATCCAG AGCCTTACGGAGGGCTTAGAATCGAAAGATTGGGTGAAAGTGTGCGACTCTCTGAACGATGCTAGGCGATTTGCTTTGTTTCACTCTGATCTGTTGTTTCCCATCTC GGAGAAAGTTATGCTTGTGCAAGTGAAGGCGATGAAGAATCCGAGAAGTGCTTTGTGCAAGACTGCTATAATGGCTGCATCGGATATCTTTAAATCTTATGGTGATAAGTTGCTTGATGACACCTCTTCTGATGCACTTGATCAAATG CTTCTACAGCTATTGCTCAAGGCTTCTCAAGACAAAAAGTTTGTGTGTGAAGAAGCAGAAAAGGCATTGAAGATAATGGTGGATTCCATTTCACCACTCCCCATGCTCCAAAAGCTCCGTGTGTACGGTACTCATGCTAACCCAAGGGTCAGGGCTAAAGCTGCAATTTCACTATCTCAATGTGTTTCGAAGATG GAGCTTGAAGAAATGAAACAGTTTGGGTTGGTTCCGTTGATCCAAATGGCTGCAAAACTGTTGAATGATAAGCTCCCTGAGGCAAGAGAAGCAGCTCGAAATATGGTCTCGCTAATGTACAAGTCATTCACGGAGGGTGAAGAGCAGAAAGATGAGGCATCGGAGGGTGAAGAGCAGAAAGAAGAGGCATGGCAAAACTTTTGCCAGACCAGTTTGTCAACTATTGATGCACTAGCTATTGTCAAAATCGTCTCTTAG